The following DNA comes from Pseudomonas triticicola.
CGCGGCATCGACACCAAACCGCTGGTGGGCAACCTCGCGGCGTGGAACTACTTCGAGTCGGTGGAGAATCCTGCGAACAAGAAATTCGTCGCGGACTGGAAAGCCTATGCGAAGAAACACAACCTGCCGGGCGCCGATAAAGCGGTGACCAACGACCCGATGGAAGCCACCTACGTCGGCATCCACATGTGGGCGCAGGCGGTCGAGAAAGCCAAATCCACTGACGTCGACAAGGTCCGCGAAGCGCTGGCCGGGCAGACCTTTGCTGCGCCGTCCGGTTACACGTTGACCATGGACAAGACCAACCATCACCTGCACAAGCCAGTGATGATCGGCGAAATCCAGAGCGACGGGCAGTTCAACGTCGTGTGGCAGACCGAAGGCCCGATCCGCGCACAACCGTGGAGCCCGTTCATTCAGGGCAACGACAAGAAGCCGGATTATGCGGTGAAGAGCAACTGAGGCGAATTCAGTTTTTGAGGCGAGCATGAGACTTCCCCCTCACCCCAGCCCTCTCCCTCAGGGAGAGGGGGAAAGGGAGCAGATCTACATGCTCTTCAAAGCCTGAGTTCGGCTCGAATTCGCAGGTCGCAGTACATCGCCCAAACACCTCGGTCAGTCCCCTCAATTTCAAGAGGGAGAGGGGGAAAGGGAGCCGATCTTCATGCTTTTCAAAGCCTGAGTTCGGCTCGAATTCGCAGGTCGCAGCACATCGTCCAGACACCTCGGTCAGTCCCCTCTCCCTCGGGAGAGGGTTAGGGTGAGGGGGCGGTTGAACAGGACACCACCAATGCCCACTGCCATACACCGCTTGCTTCTCGCCATCGCACTGTTGCTGCCGATGCTCGCTCACGCCGGCGACGCCGAAGACTTCGTCGCGGCCAATCCGATGCAACAGGCCAAACTGCTGGAAGCCTGGGCCGCGCAGCCCGATCCGGCGCGTATCGAATTGCTCAACGCCCTGCAGCAAGGCGAGCTGACGATCGACGGCCAAGCGAAAACCCTGCGCCTGAACAATCGCCTGCGGGGTCTGATCGACACCGCGATGGCCAGCCATCAATTGCTCGCTGCTGACGGCAAAATCCGTCTGAGCGCCGCACAGCAATTGCAGAAAAGCGCGAAACCCGCGCAGCTGAAGTTTCTCGACCAGCAGCTCGCTGGGGAAAAAGACCCAAGCGTCCACGCGGCCCTGAGCCTGGCGCTGGCCAATCTGCAACTGGTCGACAGCGACCCGGCGGTGCGCCTTGCAGCGGTGCGGTTGCTCGGTGAAACCGGCGACCCATTGGCCCGTACACGCCTCGAAGGTTTGCTCGAACCCGGAGTGGAAAGCGATGCCGGCGTGCGCACCGCCGCTGAAACCAGCCTCGCTCAGGTCAAGCGCAAACTGCTGATCGGCGAAGTGCTCGGCCAGGCCTTCAGCGGCATGTCGCTGGGCTCGATTCTGCTGCTCGCCGCCCTCGGTCTGGCGATCACCTTCGGCCTGCTCGGGGTGATCAACATGGCCCACGGCGAGATGCTGATGCTCGGCGCCTACTCGACCTATGTCGTGCAGTTGATGTTCCAGCGCTACGCACCGCAGGCCATCGAGTTTTATCCGTTGATCGCGTTGCCGGTGGCGTTTTTCGTCACCGCCGCCATTGGCATGGCACTGGAGCGCACAGTCATCCGCCACCTTTACGGTCGACCACTGGAAACGCTGCTCGCGACCTGGGGCATCAGCCTGATGCTGATTCAGCTTGTTCGTCTGGTGTTTGGCGCGCAGAACGTTGAAGTGGCCAACCCGGCGTGGCTGTCCGGCGGCATTCAAGTGCTGCCGAACCTGGTGCTGCCGTACAACCGCATCGTCATCATCGCTTTCGCATTGTTCGTGGTGGTGCTGACCTGGCTGCTGCTGAACAAGACCCGCCTCGGCCTCAACGTGCGCGCCGTTACCCAGAACCGCAACATGGCCGCCTGCTGCGGCGTGCCAACCGGGCGCGTGGACATGCTCGCCTTCGGTCTCGGCTCGGGCATCGCCGGATTGGGCGGCGTGGCGCTGAGCCAGATCGGCAACGTCGGTCCCGACCTTGGCCAGAGCTACATCATCGACTCGTTCCTGGTGGTGGTGCTCGGCGGCGTCGGCCAACTGGCCGGCAGCGTGCTCGCGGCGTTTGGCCTGGGCATCGCCAACAAGATTCTCGAACCGCAGATCGGTGCGGTACTCGGCAAGATCCTGATCCTCGCGCTGATCATTCTGTTCATTCAGAAACGTCCGCAAGGCCTCTTCGCACTGAAAGGACGGGTGATCGACTGATGAACCAGCCTCTGTTAGTCACGGCCACACAAAAGGCCGGGCCGAAAGTCACGCTCGCGGTCGGCGGGGTGATCCTCGCGCTGCTGATCGTTCTGCCGCTGCTCTCGTTGTTGTCGCCAGACAATGCCCTGCACGTCTCGGCCTACACGCTGACCCTGGTCGGCAAGATCCTCTGCTACGCCATCGTCGCCCTGGCGCTGGATCTGGTCTGGGGCTATGCCGGCCTACTGTCGCTGGGCCACGGTCTGTTCTTCGCCCTCGGCGGTTACGCGATGGGCATGTACCTGATGCGGCAGGCGGCCGGCGATGGCTTGCCGGCGTTCATGACTTTCCTGTCGTGGAGCGAATTGCCGTGGTACTGGACCGGCACCAGCAGCTTCCTCTGGGCCATGTGTCTGGTGGTGCTGGCGCCGGGGTTGCTGGCGCTGGTGTTCGGCTTCTTCGCCTTCCGTTCGCGGATCAAAGGCGTGTATTTCTCGATCATGACCCAGGCCCTGACCTTCGCCGGCATGCTCCTGTTTTTCCGCAACGAGACCGGTTTCGGTGGCAACAACGGCTTCACCAATTTCCGCACGATCCTCGGCTTCGGCATCACCGAACCGGGCACCCGCGCGGTGCTGTTTCTGGCCACGGTGTTGCTGCTGGTGGCGAGCCTGTTCATCGGCTGGCGCCTGGCGCAAAGCAAGTTCGGTCGGGTGCTGACGGCGTTGCGCGATGCGGAAAATCGTTTGATGTTCTGCGGCTACGACCCGCGCGGTTTCAAGCTGTTCGTCTGGGTGCTGAGTGCGGTGCTGTGCGGCCTGGCCGGAGCGCTTTATGTGCCGCAAGTCGGCATCATCAACCCCAGCGAAATGTCTCCGACCAACTCGATCGAAGCGGCGGTGTGGGTCGCCCTTGGCGGGCGCGGCACGCTGATCGGGCCGCTGCTCGGCGCCGGCGTGGTCAACGGCATGAAGAGCTGGTTCACCGTGGCCTTCCCGGAATACTGGCTGTTCTTCCTCGGCGCGCTGTTCATCGTCGTGACGTTGTACCTGCCCAAGGGCGTGATCGGTCTGCTGAAGAAACGAGGTGAACAATGAGAGTCACAGCGAGTGCTGAATTCATGCTGGAACCTGCGTTCTTTCCCGTGGAACCGAACAAGGACGAAGGCACCAGCCGCGACTCGATCGGCCTCGGCCAGCGCGTCGGCCCGGGCCTCGACACCCGCCACGGCACGATCCTTACCCTGGAAGACATCAGCGTCAGCTTCGACGGCTTTCGTGCGCTGAACAATCTCAACCTGTACATCGGCGTCGGCGAACTGCGCTGCATCATCGGCCCCAACGGCGCGGGCAAAACCACGCTGATGGACGTGATCACCGGCAAGACCCGGCCCAGCCACGGCAAGGCCTGGTTCGGCGAAACCCTGGATCTGACGCAGATGAGCGAAGTGCAGATTGCCCAGTCCGGCATCGGCCGCAAATTCCAGAAGCCGACGGTGTTCGAAGCCTTGAGCGTGTTCGAAAACCTGGAGCTGGCACAGAAGACCGACAAGTCGGTGTGGGCCAGTTTGCGTGCGCGCTTGAGTGGCGAGCAAAAGGATCGCATCAGCGAAGTGCTGGAGACGATTCGCCTGACCACCTCGGTCAATCGCCAGGCCGGGCTGTTGTCCCACGGCCAGAAGCAGTTCCTCGAGATTGGCATGTTGCTGATGCAAGACCCGCAATTGCTCCTGCTCGACGAACCGGTGGCGGGCATGACCGACGCCGAAACCGAGTTCACCGCCGAGCTGTTCAAATCGCTGGCGGGCAAGCATTCGCTGATGGTGGTCGAGCATGACATGGGTTTTGTCGGCGCGATTGCCGACCACGTCACGGTGCTGCACCAAGGCAGCGTGCTGGCCGAGGGCTCGCTTGAGCAGGTGCAGGCCGATGAGCGAGTAATTGAGGTTTATTTGGGACGATGAATCGGCCAGCTGCAAGCTGCAAGCTGCAAGCTGCAAGTAAAAGCCCTGTCATACCGCCCTGCCCTTGCTTTCGGCTTGAAGCTTGAAGCTTGAAGCCCAACTAACGGAGTTCCGATGCTACAAGTCCAACAACTTCATCAGTACTACGGCGGTAGCCACATCCTGCGCGGTCTCTCGTTTGACGTAAAAGTCGGCGAAGTCACCTGCCTGCTCGGCCGGAACGGCGTGGGCAAGACCACCCTGCTCAAATGCCTGATGGGCCTGCTGCCGGCCAAGGAAGGCGCGGTGAATTGGGAAGGCAAACCGATTACCACGTTCAAACCGCATCAGCGCGTGCATGCCGGTATCGCTTATGTGCCGCAGGGCCGTGAGATCTTCGGACGCCTGACGGTAGAAGAAAATCTGCTGATGGGCCTGTCGCGCTTTCCAGGCTCAGAAGCCAAGGAAGTTCCAGGTTTCATCTACGAACTGTTCCCGGTGCTGCTACAAATGAAGCAGCGTCGTGGCGGCGATCTGTCCGGCGGGCAGCAACAGCAACTGGCGATCGGCAGGGCATTGGCCAGCCGCCCGCGCCTGCTGATTCTTGATGAGCCCACGGAAGGCATTCAACCCTCGGTGATCAAGGAGATCGGCGCGGTGATCAAGCAGCTCGCGGCGCGCGGTGACATGGCGATTCTGCTGGTCGAGCAGTTCTACGATTTCGCCGCCGAACTGGCCGATCAATACCTGGTGATGTCGCGGGGCGAGATCGTCCAGCAGGGTCGCGGTGAAAATATGGAGGCCGAGGGTGTACGCGGGCTGGTCACGATCTAACGCGCCGGTCTAATCTGTAGCTTCCTAACGATAATCACAAAACCATGAATTCGATTGTTGCACCTGCCCTGTTTACCCCGAGCTGGCACGCCGAGCTGGAGCTGGCTTACGCGCGTTTCGGCGATTGCACGCGCCCGGTCATGCGCCGCCACCTCGGCCCGCTGCGCGTACAAAAGCATCTGTACGCCGAAGGCCCCGAGGTCTGCCAGCACATCATCGTCCATCCACCGGGCGGAATTGCCGGCGGCGATCGACTGGACATCAGCGCGCGCGTCGAACACAACGCCTGGGCACAGATCACCAGCCCCGGCGCCGCCAAGTGGTATCGCGCGGGCGGGCCGGCTTATCAGCAGCTCGACTTGCAAGTCGCTGCCGGCGCGACCCTGGAATGGCTGCCGCAGGAAACCATCGTCTACAGCGCCGCGCAGGCCGAGCTGAGCACAACGATCGAGCTTGAAGGCGATGCGCGGCTGTTCTACTGGGACGTGGTGGCGCTCGGTCGTCCGGCCAGTGGCGAGCGTTTTGACCTCGGGCATTTTCAGGCGCACCTGGACATCCGCCGCGATGGTCAGTTGCTCTGGCACGAACGGCAGCGCATTGTCGGTGCGGACGGTTTACTCGACTCGCCGATCGGCCTGGATGGGCAACCGGTGTTCGCAACGATGCTGGTGACCGGTGAGATAGACGCCGAGTTGCTGGAGCGCTGCCGCTCGCAGGGGCACGAAGTGCGTGGAGACTTGACCCAGTTGCCAGGGTTGCTGGTGGCGCGGTGTCTGGCCGGTGAAGCGTTACTCGCCCGCGCTTGGCTGATTGATTTATGGCGACTGCTAAGGCCTGCGCTGCTGGGCCGCGAAGCTATCGCGCCAAGAATATGGAGCACCTGAAACCCCGACCCTCACCCCCCGCCCTCTCCCGGAGGGAGAGGGAGCCTGACCGAGTCGTCTGAAATGAATTTATCTGCCTGAACGAATATTGCTGACTGAATTGGCCATTGAAAACAACCAAGATCAGTCCCCTCTCCCTCGGGAGAGGGCTAGGGTGAGGGGCTGCTCCAACTGAGACCCCCGCCGACAAGAACTTCACAATTCTGCCCTGATGGAACCCGAACCATGGACCTGACCCCACGCGAAAAAGACAAGCTGCTGATCTTCACCGCCGGCCTCGTCGCCGAGCGGCGGCTGGCCCGTGGCGTGAAACTCAATTACCCGGAAGCCATGGCCTACATCTCCGCCGCGCTGCTCGAAGGTGCCCGCGACGGCCAGACCGTGGCCGAGCTGATGCATTACGGCACCACCCTGCTCAGCCGCGAACAAGTGATGGAAGGCATCCCGGAAATGATCCCGGAGATCCAGGTCGAGGCGACGTTCCCCGACGGCACCAAACTGGTCACCGTTCACCAGCCGATCGTCTGAGGCCGCGCCATGACTTACAGCATTCGCGATGCGAGCCGGGCCGACCTGCCGGCGATCCGCGACATCTACAACGACGCCGTGCTCAACACCACGGCGATCTGGAACGAACAAGCGGTCGACCTCGGCAATCGCCAGGCATGGTTCGACGCGCGTCAGTTGCAGGCGTACCCGATTCTGGTGATCGTCGACCGTGAAAACGCAGTGCTGGGTTACGCCTCGTTCGGCGACTGGCGGCCGTTCGACGGTTTCCGCCACACCGTCGAGCACTCGGTGTACGTGCGCAGCGATCAACGCGGCAACGGCCTCGGCCCGCAACTGATGACGGCGCTGATCGAACGCGCCCGCACTTGCGGCAAACACGTCATGGTCGCCGCCATCGAAAGCGGCAACGCTGCCTCGATCCGCCTGCACCAGCGCGCCGGTTTCAGCATCACCGGGCAGATGCCGCAAGTGGGCACCAAGTTCGGCCGCTGGCTCGATCTGACCTTCATGCAGTTGAACCTCAATCCCGGCGCACAGCCGCCGGGTGCCCACAAGGAGTGATGTCGATGAACGCCGCCCAGTTGCGCCGCGTCAACGCTGAGAGCTTTGCCCACTATCGCCAGGGCCTGATCGATCTGCTGCTCGACGCCGTCGGTTACGGCGCCAGCGTCGGTTTTATGGCCGACCTCGATGCCGCGCAGGCGCGCGCGTATTTCGATGAGGTGCAGGACAACATCAACAAGGGCAGCACGCTGCTCTGGGTGGTGGTGAAGGACGAGCAGGTGCTGGCCAGCGTGCAACTGGGCCTGTGCCAGAAGGCCAATGGTCTGAACCGCGCCGAAGTGCAGAAACTGCTGGTGCGCGAACACGCGCGTCGGCGCGGTCTCGGTCAGCAACTGATGCAGGCGCTGGAACTCGAAGCGCCCAAGCACAAGCGCGGCATGCTCTATCTCGACACCGAGGCCGGCTCGCCGGCGGAAGATTTCTACAAGGCGCTGGGCTACGTGCGCGCCGGCGAAATCCCTGATTACGCCTGCGATCCCAACGGCACCTATCGCCCGACCGCTCTCTATTACAAAGTCCTGCAAGGAGCCCAGCGATGATTCCTGGCCAATACCAGATCCAGCCCGGCGACATCGAACTCAACGTCGGCCGTCGCACCCTCAGCCTGAAAGTCGCCAACAGCGGCGACCGGCCGATTCAGGTCGGCTCGCATTTCCACTTTTTTGAAACCAACGACGCGCTGACCTTCGATCGCGCCGCCAGTCGCGGCATGCGCCTGAATATTCCAGCGGGCACGGCGGTGCGCTTCGAGCCGGGCCAGAGTCGTGAAGTCGAGCTGGTCGATTACGCCGGGCATCGCCGGGTGTTCGGCTTTGCCGGCCGCATCATGGGTGATCTCTAAACAACACGGTGCCCGCTCTGGCCCCTTCGCGAGCAGGCTCGCTCCCACATGAGAACGCGATCAAATGTGGGAGCGAGCCTGCTCGCGAAAGCGAGTAATGCGAGCGATTTCAGACCCAATTGAATCTCAAGGCATGCCCATGAAAATCTCCAGACAAGCCTACGCCGACATGTTCGGCCCCACCGTCGGCGACAAGGTGCGCCTGGCCGATACCGAGCTGTGGATCGAAGTCGAGAAGGACTTCACCACCTACGGCGAGGAAGTGAAATTCGGTGGCGGCAAAGTCATCCGCGACGGCCAGGGCCAGAGCCAGTTGCTCGCCGCCGAAGTGGTCGACACGCTGATCACCAACGCGCTGATCATCGACCACTGGGGCATCGTCAAGGCCGACGTCGGCCTCAAGGACGGGCGCATCGCCGCGATCGGCAAGGCCGGCAACCCCGACGTGCAGCCCAACGTGACCATCGCCATCGGCGCCGGCACCGAAGTGATTGCCGGCGAAGGCATGATCCTCACCGCTGGTGGCATCGACACCCATATCCACTTCATCTGCCCGCAGCAGATCGAAGAAGCATTGATGAGCGGCGTCACCACCATGATCGGCGGCGGCACCGGTCCCGCCACCGGCACCAACGCCACCACTTGCACCTCCGGCCCGTGGCATCTGGCGCGCATGCTCCAGGCCGCCGATGCCTTTCCGATGAACATCGGCCTGACCGGCAAAGGCAACGCCAGCCTGCCGGAGCCGTTGATCGAACAGGTCAAGGCCGGCGCCATCGGCCTCAAGCTGCACGAAGACTGGGGCACCACCCCGGCGAGCATCGACAACTGCCTCAACGTCGCCGACCAGTACGACGTGCAGGTGGCGATCCACACCGACACCCTCAACGAATCCGGCTTCGTCGAAACCACCCTCGGCGCATTCAAGGGCCGCACCATCCACACCTATCACACCGAAGGTGCCGGTGGCGGCCACGCGCCGGACATCATCAAGGCCTGCGGTTTCCCCAACGTGCTGCCGAGCTCGACCAATCCGACCCGGCCGTTCACCCGCAACACCATCGACG
Coding sequences within:
- the urtB gene encoding urea ABC transporter permease subunit UrtB, producing MPTAIHRLLLAIALLLPMLAHAGDAEDFVAANPMQQAKLLEAWAAQPDPARIELLNALQQGELTIDGQAKTLRLNNRLRGLIDTAMASHQLLAADGKIRLSAAQQLQKSAKPAQLKFLDQQLAGEKDPSVHAALSLALANLQLVDSDPAVRLAAVRLLGETGDPLARTRLEGLLEPGVESDAGVRTAAETSLAQVKRKLLIGEVLGQAFSGMSLGSILLLAALGLAITFGLLGVINMAHGEMLMLGAYSTYVVQLMFQRYAPQAIEFYPLIALPVAFFVTAAIGMALERTVIRHLYGRPLETLLATWGISLMLIQLVRLVFGAQNVEVANPAWLSGGIQVLPNLVLPYNRIVIIAFALFVVVLTWLLLNKTRLGLNVRAVTQNRNMAACCGVPTGRVDMLAFGLGSGIAGLGGVALSQIGNVGPDLGQSYIIDSFLVVVLGGVGQLAGSVLAAFGLGIANKILEPQIGAVLGKILILALIILFIQKRPQGLFALKGRVID
- the urtC gene encoding urea ABC transporter permease subunit UrtC, producing MNQPLLVTATQKAGPKVTLAVGGVILALLIVLPLLSLLSPDNALHVSAYTLTLVGKILCYAIVALALDLVWGYAGLLSLGHGLFFALGGYAMGMYLMRQAAGDGLPAFMTFLSWSELPWYWTGTSSFLWAMCLVVLAPGLLALVFGFFAFRSRIKGVYFSIMTQALTFAGMLLFFRNETGFGGNNGFTNFRTILGFGITEPGTRAVLFLATVLLLVASLFIGWRLAQSKFGRVLTALRDAENRLMFCGYDPRGFKLFVWVLSAVLCGLAGALYVPQVGIINPSEMSPTNSIEAAVWVALGGRGTLIGPLLGAGVVNGMKSWFTVAFPEYWLFFLGALFIVVTLYLPKGVIGLLKKRGEQ
- the urtD gene encoding urea ABC transporter ATP-binding protein UrtD, encoding MRVTASAEFMLEPAFFPVEPNKDEGTSRDSIGLGQRVGPGLDTRHGTILTLEDISVSFDGFRALNNLNLYIGVGELRCIIGPNGAGKTTLMDVITGKTRPSHGKAWFGETLDLTQMSEVQIAQSGIGRKFQKPTVFEALSVFENLELAQKTDKSVWASLRARLSGEQKDRISEVLETIRLTTSVNRQAGLLSHGQKQFLEIGMLLMQDPQLLLLDEPVAGMTDAETEFTAELFKSLAGKHSLMVVEHDMGFVGAIADHVTVLHQGSVLAEGSLEQVQADERVIEVYLGR
- the urtE gene encoding urea ABC transporter ATP-binding subunit UrtE, translated to MLQVQQLHQYYGGSHILRGLSFDVKVGEVTCLLGRNGVGKTTLLKCLMGLLPAKEGAVNWEGKPITTFKPHQRVHAGIAYVPQGREIFGRLTVEENLLMGLSRFPGSEAKEVPGFIYELFPVLLQMKQRRGGDLSGGQQQQLAIGRALASRPRLLILDEPTEGIQPSVIKEIGAVIKQLAARGDMAILLVEQFYDFAAELADQYLVMSRGEIVQQGRGENMEAEGVRGLVTI
- a CDS encoding urease accessory protein UreD, which produces MNSIVAPALFTPSWHAELELAYARFGDCTRPVMRRHLGPLRVQKHLYAEGPEVCQHIIVHPPGGIAGGDRLDISARVEHNAWAQITSPGAAKWYRAGGPAYQQLDLQVAAGATLEWLPQETIVYSAAQAELSTTIELEGDARLFYWDVVALGRPASGERFDLGHFQAHLDIRRDGQLLWHERQRIVGADGLLDSPIGLDGQPVFATMLVTGEIDAELLERCRSQGHEVRGDLTQLPGLLVARCLAGEALLARAWLIDLWRLLRPALLGREAIAPRIWST
- the ureA gene encoding urease subunit gamma, encoding MDLTPREKDKLLIFTAGLVAERRLARGVKLNYPEAMAYISAALLEGARDGQTVAELMHYGTTLLSREQVMEGIPEMIPEIQVEATFPDGTKLVTVHQPIV
- a CDS encoding GNAT family N-acetyltransferase, whose protein sequence is MTYSIRDASRADLPAIRDIYNDAVLNTTAIWNEQAVDLGNRQAWFDARQLQAYPILVIVDRENAVLGYASFGDWRPFDGFRHTVEHSVYVRSDQRGNGLGPQLMTALIERARTCGKHVMVAAIESGNAASIRLHQRAGFSITGQMPQVGTKFGRWLDLTFMQLNLNPGAQPPGAHKE
- a CDS encoding GNAT family N-acetyltransferase yields the protein MNAAQLRRVNAESFAHYRQGLIDLLLDAVGYGASVGFMADLDAAQARAYFDEVQDNINKGSTLLWVVVKDEQVLASVQLGLCQKANGLNRAEVQKLLVREHARRRGLGQQLMQALELEAPKHKRGMLYLDTEAGSPAEDFYKALGYVRAGEIPDYACDPNGTYRPTALYYKVLQGAQR
- a CDS encoding urease subunit beta, whose amino-acid sequence is MIPGQYQIQPGDIELNVGRRTLSLKVANSGDRPIQVGSHFHFFETNDALTFDRAASRGMRLNIPAGTAVRFEPGQSREVELVDYAGHRRVFGFAGRIMGDL
- the ureC gene encoding urease subunit alpha, which encodes MKISRQAYADMFGPTVGDKVRLADTELWIEVEKDFTTYGEEVKFGGGKVIRDGQGQSQLLAAEVVDTLITNALIIDHWGIVKADVGLKDGRIAAIGKAGNPDVQPNVTIAIGAGTEVIAGEGMILTAGGIDTHIHFICPQQIEEALMSGVTTMIGGGTGPATGTNATTCTSGPWHLARMLQAADAFPMNIGLTGKGNASLPEPLIEQVKAGAIGLKLHEDWGTTPASIDNCLNVADQYDVQVAIHTDTLNESGFVETTLGAFKGRTIHTYHTEGAGGGHAPDIIKACGFPNVLPSSTNPTRPFTRNTIDEHLDMLMVCHHLDPSIAEDVAFAESRIRRETIAAEDILHDLGAFSMISSDSQAMGRVGEVITRTWQTADKMKKQRGPLPQDGEGNDNFRAKRYIAKYTINPAITHGISHEVGSIEVGKWADLVLWRPAFFGVKPTLILKGGAIAASLMGDANASIPTPQPVHYRPMFASYGGSLHATSLTFISQAAQEAGLPEALGLKKQIAVVKGCRNVQKTDLIHNDYLPNIDVDPQTYQVKADGVLLWCEPAETLPMAQRYFLF